The Alkalihalobacillus sp. LMS6 genomic interval CACAACAATCTTGTACGGTGAACCTTCAAGCTCTTTTTTCAACAATGATTGCACCTTTTCTCGGTCAATCGCTTTAATGCCTGCAAATGTTTCCGGTGCTTGTAAATGTTTCATTATTGGTCCTCCTTACGCTGAACGATCACATTCGCCAATTTTTCATAATGTTGCACGATGCCGCCATGATCAATTGCCTGTTTTCCATCAGCACTTAAGGAATGGAAGATTTCTAAAAGTTGGCTTGAAAGCGGAAGTGGTACATGCATCTCATGCGCTGTGTTCATGACATTCGTTAAATCTTTCATATTAATATCAATGCGCCCACCTGCAACAAAGTTACGGTCCAGGATCATCGGAATTTTTGCATCCATTACTGTACTTCCAGCGAGTCCACCACGAATCGCTTGATACATTTTTTCAATATCAATGCCCGCTTTTGACGCTAATACAAGTGCTTCGGATACAGCGGCAATATTCAGGTTCACAATAATTTGATTCGCGAGTTTTGCTGTTGTTCCACAACCAGCGTCGCCTACAAGTACAATGTCGGTTCCCATCGCTTCAAGAACTGGTTTTGCTTGAGCAAATACTGCTTCTTCACCGCCAACCATAATAGCAAGTGTACCGTCAATCGCCTTAGGCTCTCCACCACTTACAGGAGCATCTAAGAAGTGCACCCCTTTTTCAGCTGCATGTGTTGCCATTTGCTTCGAATCAACCGGTGATACAGAACTCATATCAACAATAATTAACCCTTCTTCTGCGCCTTCAATCACACCATTTACGCCAAACAAAGCCGCACGGACATGGTC includes:
- the garR gene encoding 2-hydroxy-3-oxopropionate reductase translates to MRWRKIMKKRVGFIGLGIMGMPMTRNLIKAGFQVTAFDLNQDAVNLIASEGATAASSGKEVAQNSDVIITMLPKGDHVRAALFGVNGVIEGAEEGLIIVDMSSVSPVDSKQMATHAAEKGVHFLDAPVSGGEPKAIDGTLAIMVGGEEAVFAQAKPVLEAMGTDIVLVGDAGCGTTAKLANQIIVNLNIAAVSEALVLASKAGIDIEKMYQAIRGGLAGSTVMDAKIPMILDRNFVAGGRIDINMKDLTNVMNTAHEMHVPLPLSSQLLEIFHSLSADGKQAIDHGGIVQHYEKLANVIVQRKEDQ